A region from the Catellatospora sp. TT07R-123 genome encodes:
- a CDS encoding ATP-binding domain-containing protein, whose amino-acid sequence MKEWGLSSFPAADRDGELSVEQEYVSMLYGRLDGLRENAADRLAQTLLQSGGTLQERSQRDSLIGQYSDQVATYGAVENGLCFGRLDFLDGHRYRIGRIGIFDEDGDYEPLLLDWRAPSARPFYLATAASPQEVRRRRQIRTAGRTVTGLDDEVLDLESAAAASHHNELTSEAALFAALGAGRTGRMRDIVQTIQAEQDRIIRADPGGVLVVQGGPGTGKTAVALHRAAYLLYTFRQELSRRAVLVVGPNETFLRYISQVLPSLAETGVLLRTVGDLFPGVRAQGTESDAAAEVKGRAVMAEVLAGAVRDRQRAPHDYLEISLDNGDHLILDRAACEDARANARRTGKPHNLARSLFDTEIIHALSLRYADLIGVDPYADDPLGGGDAPGDPQLLEEADLAEIRRELAEEPGVQTALDWLWPVLTPQTLLADLYRSTDRLDSAAPMLSGAERALLARPRGSAWTAADAPLLDEAAELLGEDDRDAELLARWRRRQQSAYAEGALEILHGSRSIDLEDEIDPEILTAADLLDAGLLGERHEETTRLTAAERAALDRNWAFGHIIVDEAQELSPMAWRLLMRRSPSRSMTVVGDVAQTGDLSGISAWSQALEPYVGQRWRREELTVNYRTPTEIMQLAGKVLTEIDPALLAPRSVRSTGSEPEVLAVPDGDLAGAAARAALAEAAVLDDGRLGVLVPAGLLDEVGAAVLAALPKAALGADADLESQVVVLTVRQSKGLEFDSVVVLDPHRIVTESPRGHSDLYVALTRATQRLTVLHPQDSPLPW is encoded by the coding sequence ATGAAGGAGTGGGGCTTGTCAAGCTTCCCTGCCGCCGACCGGGATGGCGAGCTCAGCGTCGAGCAGGAGTACGTGTCCATGCTCTACGGCCGCCTCGATGGTCTGCGCGAGAACGCCGCCGACCGGCTCGCGCAGACGCTGCTGCAAAGCGGCGGCACGCTGCAGGAGCGGTCCCAGCGGGACTCGCTGATAGGCCAGTACAGCGACCAGGTCGCCACGTACGGGGCGGTGGAGAACGGCCTGTGCTTCGGCCGCCTCGACTTCCTCGACGGCCACCGCTACCGCATCGGCCGCATCGGCATCTTCGACGAGGACGGCGACTACGAGCCGCTGCTGCTGGACTGGCGCGCCCCGTCCGCCCGGCCGTTCTACCTGGCCACGGCCGCGTCCCCGCAGGAGGTACGGCGCCGCCGCCAGATCCGCACCGCCGGGCGCACCGTCACCGGCCTCGACGACGAGGTGCTCGACCTGGAGTCGGCCGCGGCGGCCTCGCACCACAACGAGCTGACCAGCGAGGCGGCGCTGTTCGCGGCGCTGGGCGCGGGCCGCACCGGCCGCATGCGCGACATCGTGCAGACGATCCAGGCCGAGCAGGACCGCATCATCCGCGCCGACCCGGGCGGAGTGCTGGTGGTGCAGGGCGGCCCCGGCACCGGCAAGACGGCGGTGGCGCTGCACCGGGCGGCGTACCTGCTCTACACGTTCCGCCAGGAGCTGTCGCGGCGGGCGGTGCTGGTGGTGGGCCCGAACGAGACGTTCCTGCGGTACATCTCGCAGGTGCTGCCGTCGCTGGCCGAGACGGGTGTGCTGCTGCGCACCGTCGGCGACCTGTTCCCCGGGGTGCGCGCGCAAGGGACCGAGTCCGACGCGGCCGCCGAGGTGAAGGGGCGCGCGGTGATGGCCGAGGTGCTGGCCGGGGCGGTCCGCGACCGGCAGCGGGCCCCGCACGACTACCTGGAGATCTCGCTCGACAACGGCGACCACCTGATCCTGGACCGGGCGGCCTGCGAGGACGCGCGGGCCAACGCCCGCCGGACCGGCAAGCCGCACAACCTGGCGCGGTCGCTGTTCGACACCGAGATCATCCACGCGCTGTCGCTGCGGTACGCCGACCTGATCGGCGTCGACCCGTACGCCGACGACCCGCTCGGCGGCGGTGACGCCCCCGGCGATCCGCAGCTGCTGGAGGAGGCCGACCTGGCCGAGATCCGCCGCGAGCTGGCCGAGGAGCCCGGCGTGCAGACGGCGCTGGACTGGCTGTGGCCGGTGCTGACCCCGCAGACGCTGCTGGCCGACCTGTACCGCAGCACCGACCGCCTCGACTCGGCCGCACCGATGCTGTCCGGGGCCGAGCGTGCGCTGCTGGCGCGCCCGCGCGGCTCGGCGTGGACGGCGGCCGACGCGCCGCTGCTCGACGAGGCCGCCGAGCTGCTGGGCGAGGACGACCGGGACGCCGAACTGCTGGCCCGGTGGCGCCGCCGGCAGCAGTCGGCGTACGCCGAGGGCGCGCTGGAGATCCTGCACGGGTCCCGGTCGATCGACCTGGAGGACGAGATCGATCCGGAGATCCTGACCGCCGCCGACCTGCTCGACGCCGGGCTCCTGGGCGAGCGGCACGAGGAGACGACCCGGCTGACCGCCGCCGAGCGGGCCGCCCTCGACCGCAACTGGGCGTTCGGGCACATCATCGTCGACGAGGCGCAGGAGCTGTCGCCGATGGCGTGGCGGCTGCTGATGCGGCGCAGCCCGAGCCGGTCGATGACCGTGGTCGGCGACGTGGCGCAGACCGGGGACCTGTCGGGGATCTCGGCCTGGAGCCAGGCGCTGGAGCCGTACGTCGGGCAGCGGTGGCGGCGCGAGGAGCTGACCGTCAACTACCGTACGCCGACGGAGATCATGCAGCTGGCGGGCAAGGTGCTGACCGAGATCGACCCGGCGCTGCTGGCGCCCCGCTCGGTCCGCAGCACCGGCTCCGAACCGGAGGTGCTCGCGGTGCCGGACGGTGACCTGGCCGGTGCGGCGGCACGTGCCGCGCTGGCCGAGGCGGCGGTGCTGGACGACGGGCGGCTGGGCGTGCTCGTCCCGGCCGGGCTGCTCGACGAGGTCGGCGCGGCCGTGCTGGCGGCGCTGCCCAAGGCCGCCCTGGGCGCCGACGCCGATCTGGAGAGCCAGGTGGTGGTGCTGACGGTGCGCCAGTCCAAGGGCCTGGAGTTCGACTCGGTGGTCGTGCTCGACCCGCACCGGATCGTCACCGAGTCCCCGCGCGGGCACAGCGACCTGTACGTCGCGCTGACCCGGGCGACCCAGCGCCTGACCGTGCTGCACCCGCAGGACTCACCCCTGCCCTGGTAG